The following proteins are co-located in the Megalobrama amblycephala isolate DHTTF-2021 linkage group LG12, ASM1881202v1, whole genome shotgun sequence genome:
- the LOC125279999 gene encoding thyrotropin-releasing hormone receptor, translated as MQHLSGEEVVPLTGSSSISDFVETAEMGNTTMDNSTSTHPDRNSSMPENSLEVQLVTISLSLLICGVGIAGNVMVVLVVIRTKHMMTATNCYLVSLAVADLTVLLAAGLPNISEVVASWIYGYAGCVCITYLQYLGINVSSCSITAFTIERYIAICHSIKAQFICTVSRAKKIIACVWIFTSLYCIMWFFLVDTNETVYANGVVVRCGYRVSRNLYMPIYFLDFTLFYVVPLVVASVLYGLIARILFRDPLPMNLSEQRFSVHQGRRQSSVKVSCKTNSATSRKQVTKMLAVVVVLFALLWMPYRTLVVVNSLMDPPYLNTWFLLFCRMCIYTNSAVNPIIYNAMSQKFRAAFKRLCDCKRRSDQGRAGKCTVSVYYSVIKEFSSENNAQRAGKKHDGMKTDTLDLSTLMSGAPDS; from the exons ATGCAGCATCTCTCTGGAGAAGAAGTCGTTCCTCTTACTGGATCATCCAGCATCTCG GATTTTGTTGAGACGGCTGAAATGGGAAACACCACGATGGATAACAGCACCTCGACACATCCCGATAGAAACTCCTCAATGCCGGAGAACTCGCTGGAGGTTCAGCTGGTCACCATATCTCTGTCGCTGCTGATCTGTGGGGTGGGAATCGCTGGGAACGTCATGGTGGTTTTGGTGGTGATCCGTACCAAGCATATGATGACCGCAACCAACTGCTACCTGGTGAGTCTGGCGGTGGCCGATCTGACAGTTCTGCTGGCCGCCGGCTTGCCCAACATCTCCGAGGTCGTGGCTTCGTGGATCTACGGCTACGCCGGCTGCGTTTGTATCACGTACCTGCAGTACCTGGGCATCAACGTCTCGTCTTGCTCCATCACAGCCTTTACCATCGAGCGCTACATCGCCATCTGCCACTCCATCAAAGCCCAGTTCATCTGCACCGTGTCACGAGCCAAGAAGATCATCGCCTGCGTTTGGATCTTCACGTCTCTGTACTGCATCATGTGGTTCTTCCTGGTGGACACAAATGAGACGGTTTATGCTAATGGCGTCGTGGTCCGGTGTGGATATCGGGTGTCCAGGAACCTCTATATGCCCATATACTTCCTGGACTTCACCTTGTTTTATGTCGTTCCTCTCGTCGTGGCTTCGGTTCTGTACGGTCTGATCGCCAGGATTTTGTTTCGGGACCCACTGCCGATGAATCTGTCAGAGCAGAGGTTCTCCGTCCATCAGGGCCGACGGCAGAGTTCAGTGAAGGTGTCCTGTAAAACAAACAGTGCGACATCCAGAAAACAG GTCACAAAGATGCTGGCAGTGGTGGTGGTTCTGTTCGCTCTCCTCTGGATGCCGTACCGGACTCTGGTGGTGGTGAATTCCCTCATGGACCCGCCGTATCTCAACACCTGGTTCCTGCTCTTCTGTCGCATGTGCATTTACACCAACAGCGCTGTCAACCCCATCATCTACAACGCCATGTCACAGAAGTTTCGCGCTGCTTTTAAGAGGCTCTGTGACTGTAAACGCAGGTCAGATCAGGGCCGAGCTGGAAAATGCACCGTAAGTGTTTACTACAGCGTCATAAAAGAATTCTCCAGTGAAAACAACGCACAGAGAGCAGGGAAGAAACACGATGGTATGAAGACAGACACGCTTGATCTGAGCACATTAATGTCAGGAGCCCCTGATTCATGA
- the LOC125279256 gene encoding uncharacterized protein LOC125279256, whose product MDHDYVTHPPAGALDEALGYIEDLEARLKRVDLPSPTLFSRYCASDDQIRFYTKFPSEGLFRIFWESIAPSASRLVYWTKAKRIGDEACPEPSPPRIMPLIDEFLMYSFRVAVGMKEQLIADMFNVSIATVSRVTITWANYLFIVLSSVKIWIKREKVKLSMPPKFQKYCPNVRVILDCTEIALENASSLTLQSETFSNYKNRTTLKGLIGVAPCGLITFISPLYTGCISDKEITKICGILPILEPGDDVMADKGFLIEDLLAEVGAKLIIPPFKHSAQFSKEETAQTQAIARLRIIVERAIARVKSFHIWDSPVPLTLIGSVNQMWLNCCVLSNYQGPFCLEE is encoded by the exons ATGGATCACGATTATGTGACACACCCACCCGCAG GAGCACTGGATGAGGCCCTGGGTTACATTGAAGATTTGGAAGCCAGACTGAAGAGAGTAGACCTGCCATCTCCCACCCTCTTCAGCAGATATTGTGCATCAGATGACCAAATCAGATTCTACACTAAATTTCCATCTGAGGGTTTATTTAGAATCTTTTGGGAGTCTATCGCACCATCTGCCTCTCGACTGGTGTACTGGACCAAGGCAAAGAGGATCGGGGATGAAGCCTGTCCTGAACCCAGCCCACCTCGCATCATGCCATTAATTGATGAGTTTTTGATGTACTCTTTCCGGGTTGCTGTGGGCATGAAAGAGCAGCTAATTGCTGACATGTTTAATGTGAGCATTGCCACTGTCAGCAGGGTTACCATCACCTGGGCTAATTATCTTTTTATCGTGTTGTCCTCAGTCAAAATCTGGATCAAAAGGGAAAAGGTCAAATTAAGTATGCCACCGAAATTCCAGAAATACTGTCCTAATGTCAGGGTCATTCTGGATTGCACAGAAATTGCTCTGGAGAACGCCTCATCCTTGACCTTGCAGTCAGAAACCTTTTCCAACTACAAGAACAGAACAACACTGAAAGGCCTCATCGGAGTAGCTCCCTGTGGTTTGATTACATTCATCTCACCTCTTTACACTGGCTGCATTTCAGACAAGGAGATCACCAAAATTTGTGGAATCCTTCCCATACTGGAGCCAGGGGACGATGTTATGGCAGATAAGGGCTTTCTTATTGAAGACCTCCTTGCTGAAGTTGGAGCAAAGCTGATCATTCCACCTTTTAAGCATTCAGCACAATTCAGCAAGGAAGAAACAGCACAAACCCAAGCCATTGCCCGCCTCAGGATTATAGTGGAGAGGGCGATAGCCAGAGTGAAGTCCTTCCACATCTGGGACTCCCCTGTACCACTTACACTGATTGGAAGCGTGAATCAGATGTGGCTCAACTGTTGTGTCCTGTCCAATTATCAGGGACCTTTTTGTCTTGAGgaataa
- the LOC125279255 gene encoding uncharacterized protein LOC125279255, producing MKNLSTITKISLGTERANLTAFRCSCVAGKGFCNHVVALLYQTAHFSQLCLPVVPPPLACTSELQRWHRPRTQGIHPEAASELVVRKPKTVGKSGLRSTLYRAYSGPLPDPDIMASGAKLRQLHPQCLMALVLDDSEELELTPSKFGPVPRGSPMSYHCPPEKNTGFILHHMAPEFPTLPLMQHSLSSLQFVPTIHQLMHLQSLQVSAEMSSECEKGTREQSKCPAWAQLRRSRLTASRFRGACCYKKGSVEQESAARALAAQMIRGSARQTTAMKRGLLMESEVLAYYAELMRVNVLPVGFIIHPNSPHLGASPDGRVYDPSESPPFGLVEVKCSTKNDVSQVAHLKMQDGNATLRHSHTYYWQVQGQLAVSGLEWCDFVTDTLTTLTVERVWRDNHFITEMKEKLDLFYYNSYMDVYIESN from the exons ATGAAGAATTTATCCACGATTACCAAG ATCTCACTCGGAACAGAAAGGGCAAACTTAACGGCCTTTAGATGTAGTTGTGTGGCTGGAAAAGGGTTTTGCAACCATGTAGTTGCACTCTTGTACCAGACTGCACATTTTTCACAGCTCTGCCTGCCTGTTGTTCCACCTCCTCTGGCCTGCACTAGTGAGTTACAGAGATGGCACCGACCAAGAACACAG GGGATCCATCCTGAAGCTGCCAGTGAGCTTGTTGTGCGAAAGCCAAAAACAGTGGGCAAGAGTGGTCTGAGGTCTACACTGTACAGAGCATATTCAG GACCACTTCCAGATCCTGACATTATGGCATCAGGAGCCAAACTCCGCCAGCTGCACCCCCAGTGTCTCATGGCTCTTGTTTTAGATGACTCAGAGGAGCTGGAGCTGACACCATCGAAATTTGGGCCTGTGCCACGTGGATCACCAATGTCCTATCATTGTCCACCTGAAAAAAACACTGGCTTCATATTGCACCACATGGCTCCAGAATTCCCAACTCTTCCTTTGATGCAGCATAGTTTGTCTAGCCTGCAATTTGTGCCAACAATACATCAGCTAATGCATCTCCAATCTTTGCAAGTGTCAGCGGAAATGTCTTCTGAGTGTGAGAAGGGAACAAGAGAGCAGTCCAAATGTCCTGCATGGGCACAGCTTCGACGTTCAAGGCTGACGGCCAGTCGTTTTCGGGGTGCATGTTGCTACAAGAAGGGAAGTGTGGAGCAGGAGTCCGCAGCCAGGGCATTAGCTGCTCAAATGATCAGAGGCTCAGCGAGACAAACAACAGCAATGAAGCGTGGTTTGCTGATGGAGTCTGAGGTGCTGGCATACTATGCTGAACTTATGCGTGTGAATGTGCTGCCTGTAGGATTCATCATTCATCCCAACTCACCACATCTTGGAGCCAGCCCAGACGGGAGGGTGTATGATCCCTCAGAATCACCCCCATTCGGTCTTGTTGAGGTAAAATGCAGCACAAAGAATGATGTGTCTCAGGTTGCTCACCTCAAGATGCAGGATGGTAATGCCACTTTGAGGCATTCTCACACCTATTACTGGCAGGTTCAGGGCCAATTGGCAGTGTCTGGACTGGAATGGTGCGACTTTGTCACTGACACACTGACAACATTAACTGTAGAGAGAGTATGGCGCGATAATCACTTTATTACAGAAATGAAGGAGAAACTagatttgttttattacaaCAGCTACATGGATGTGTACAttgaatcaaattaa